From Myxococcus stipitatus, one genomic window encodes:
- a CDS encoding lysine N(6)-hydroxylase/L-ornithine N(5)-oxygenase family protein, translating into MTTPTNDVCLPETEHDLVAVGCGPFNLGLAALASTVEGLDLVVLESRPELRWHPGLMFDEALLQLSFLADLVTLVDPTHPLSFLAYLRDKDRLYPFYIRERFHPTRREYEDYLRWAVSRLPSVRFGHQVESMAWDTGRQRFLLKVLRADGQRLSLAARDVVIGIGTEPTLPGALASLPSSRLVHTGSFLHRLEDVEAARHVTVVGSGQSGAEVALHLLQRNLAGGSAMSWLTRTVSFAPLDYTKLTLEMTTPAYVRYFHALPQVTKDRLVAEQWRHYKGISTETLEQLHDLLYRRELESGLADVELRCGVAVEAASVSGSGDVVLRCRHLDTGGTFEHTTALVVAATGYKQRTPGFLRPMDGLVRWDEQGRYQVRLDYSVELAPEVGGRIFVTHADLHSHGVAAPDLGVSPFRNATILNAVLGREVFALPRRTAFSRFGLPGDAAMSQGDAPTTRFVGPAVTSGDPAPTRTPRREAS; encoded by the coding sequence ATGACCACCCCGACGAACGATGTCTGTCTTCCGGAAACCGAGCACGACCTGGTCGCCGTGGGGTGCGGCCCCTTCAACCTGGGCCTGGCCGCGCTCGCCTCCACTGTCGAGGGACTGGACCTGGTCGTGCTCGAGTCCCGTCCGGAGCTGCGGTGGCATCCCGGCCTCATGTTCGACGAGGCGCTGCTCCAGCTCAGCTTCCTCGCGGACCTGGTCACCCTCGTCGACCCGACGCACCCGCTGTCGTTCCTCGCGTACCTGCGGGACAAGGACCGGCTCTACCCGTTCTACATCCGCGAGCGCTTCCACCCGACGCGCCGCGAGTACGAGGACTACCTGCGCTGGGCCGTGTCGAGGCTGCCCTCGGTGCGCTTCGGCCATCAGGTCGAGTCGATGGCCTGGGACACCGGGAGGCAACGCTTCCTGCTGAAGGTGCTGCGCGCGGACGGCCAACGCCTGTCGCTCGCCGCGCGGGACGTGGTCATCGGCATCGGCACGGAGCCCACGTTGCCGGGCGCCCTGGCCTCGCTGCCCTCGAGCCGGCTCGTCCATACCGGGAGCTTCCTGCATCGGCTGGAGGACGTGGAGGCCGCGCGCCACGTGACGGTGGTGGGCTCCGGTCAGTCCGGAGCGGAGGTGGCCCTGCACCTGCTCCAGCGAAACCTGGCGGGCGGCTCCGCGATGAGCTGGCTGACGCGGACGGTGTCCTTCGCGCCGTTGGACTACACCAAGCTGACGCTGGAGATGACGACGCCGGCCTACGTCCGGTACTTCCATGCGCTGCCGCAGGTGACGAAGGACCGGCTCGTCGCCGAGCAGTGGCGCCACTACAAGGGCATCTCCACGGAGACGCTGGAGCAGCTGCACGACCTGCTCTACCGGCGGGAGCTGGAGTCGGGGCTGGCCGACGTGGAGTTGCGCTGCGGCGTGGCGGTGGAGGCCGCGTCCGTGAGCGGCTCGGGCGACGTCGTGCTGCGCTGCCGTCACCTGGACACGGGAGGGACGTTCGAGCACACGACGGCGTTGGTCGTCGCCGCCACCGGCTACAAGCAGCGCACGCCCGGCTTCCTGCGCCCCATGGACGGGCTCGTGCGCTGGGACGAGCAGGGGCGCTACCAGGTCCGGCTGGACTACTCGGTGGAGCTGGCGCCGGAGGTCGGTGGACGCATCTTCGTCACCCACGCCGACCTGCACAGCCATGGCGTGGCCGCGCCCGACCTGGGGGTGTCTCCCTTCCGCAACGCCACCATCCTCAACGCCGTCCTGGGACGAGAGGTGTTCGCCCTCCCTCGACGCACGGCGTTCTCCCGCTTCGGGCTTCCCGGTGACGCGGCCATGTCCCAGGGCGATGCGCCGACGACACGGTTCGTGGGCCCCGCCGTGACCTCCGGAGACCCGGCGCCGACGCGGACGCCCCGGAGGGAAGCGTCATGA